In Methanooceanicella nereidis, the sequence TCCTATCTTGCAGGCCCGGGATTTGCCGACTCTGTGTATGATCCGGCCGGAAGGCGCTTGAACGAGTATATCACCATATTTATCAACTCAAAGGAAATAAGGTCGCTGGCAGGGCTTGACACCAGGCTAAAAGCGGGAGACGTGGTCACCATATTGCCGCCCATGGCAGGAGGTCTGGATTAGAGAGTAAGCGTATTAAAATAATGGCCATTCGCCTGAATGACAATATTAAGCAACACTGTAAAAAAAATTGGCGCTTTTAGGTTTTACTGTTAATAATTTTGGTTAGGTATAAAAAAATCAAGAACAATCTGTCTTTGGTTGATCCGATGAAAATAGGCGTTTTACACTGGGCATTTCCTCCGGTAGTCGGTGGTGTCGAATCACATCTCATATATCTATATGGTGAACTTGCACAGAAGGGACATGATATATCGATACTAACTGCCCCTCACCCAGAGAGGGATGACTCATCAGTAAAATGGTGTAAGATAGTATCAGACGACCTTATGAACCTTGACTCGCTTCAAAACAGTATCCCGAAGGAAGGCAGATACGAGAAAGTCTATGATATGATAGAGAACTTCATCCTTGATGAGACCCCGGACGTGGTCCACGCTCACAATTTTCATTACTTCATACCAGATCATGCGGAATGCCTGGATGAGGTCTGTAAAAAATACGGTATACCCATGGTCCTGACTATCCATAATTATTGGGAGGACGATCTTTGCAGGCACCTGATGAAGGACATAGGCTGGGATAAGATCGTCGCCGTTAGCTACCATATGAAAAACCCGTCCTTGTTCGACTCAAAAGTGCCCCTGGATAAAGTGGAAGTCCATTATCATGGGGTAGATCTTGATAAATACAGGGTCATCGAAGACAGGGACTCAGTAAGGTCTAAGCTGAACCTTGACGGGAGAGAAGTCGTATTTCATCCCGCAAGGGCATGCAGGTCAAAGGGCACTATGCATAGCATCGAGGCGGTCGCCAGGCTCAGAGAGAGATACCCCAACATATGCCTGATAGTCAGCGGTAACGGGGATTCCGTGGACTTTGAGCAGGAAAGGCCCCAGTTCAGGTCGGAGGTAGCTAGTCTGGTCGACGAGCTAAAAATGCGGGACAACATCCTCTTCGTAAGCCCCTCGGGCGACGAGATGCCGCTTTACATGAATGCCTCTGACGTCATCCTCTATCCGACTATCATGCCGCAGGGAGAGGCTTTTGGGATCGCGCCGGTAGAAGCGATGGCATGTGGAAAACCGGTCATTGTCACCAACAGCGGAGGGCTTGTCGAGAGCACCTCGATGAACATTAACGGTATCGTCGTGGACCGCGACCCTGATAAGCTGGTGGATGCACTGGTCGAGAACATCGACAGGCTATTAACGGATAAGAATTATGCGGAGTATCTGGGCTCTAACGGCAGGGAGATAGCCATTGAAAGATTTGACTCGAGAAAGATGGCTATGAGGATGGAGGACCTATATAACAGGCTTTTGAATGAAAACCTGACTAAATGCGAAAGCAGAGTTGGTCCGGCAATAAAACGAAAGGCCGGCGATGATAAGATCAAGGCTAATTGTACACACAGCACGTCTTTCAAGCTGATATAGCTCGCCGGCTGACTGTTTAGCCAGGTCATCATATGAATGAGACGATAGTCATTAACGAAGGGACTACCTTCATGGTCACAGATAATTGCGGGAATGTGCCAAGGGGCACCCCGCTCGGTCTTTTTAGGTCAGATACCAGATATCTTAATGTCTACTTTCTGAAGCTCAACGGCATGCACCTTATACCGTTAAGCTTCACCAGAAGAGGATATATAGCGAATGTTTCTCTTACCAATCCGGAACTGAAGACAGAAGACGGCCAGACAGTCCCCGAGGGGACGCTTCATATCTTAAGGACCATGTTCATTAGCTCTAATTTTTATGAAAAGCTTTTCATTAAGAACACTAACGCGTTCCCCGTTAAGCTCCAGGTGGCGCTTTCATACGACACGGATTTTAGGGACATATTCGAAGTGAAAACAGTTACATATACTCGAAGAGGGC encodes:
- a CDS encoding MoaD/ThiS family protein; this translates as MGKVIVRAIGQMAGSLDKNKYEIDMSPGLTVRELLKELSYLAGPGFADSVYDPAGRRLNEYITIFINSKEIRSLAGLDTRLKAGDVVTILPPMAGGLD
- a CDS encoding glycosyltransferase family 4 protein, encoding MKIGVLHWAFPPVVGGVESHLIYLYGELAQKGHDISILTAPHPERDDSSVKWCKIVSDDLMNLDSLQNSIPKEGRYEKVYDMIENFILDETPDVVHAHNFHYFIPDHAECLDEVCKKYGIPMVLTIHNYWEDDLCRHLMKDIGWDKIVAVSYHMKNPSLFDSKVPLDKVEVHYHGVDLDKYRVIEDRDSVRSKLNLDGREVVFHPARACRSKGTMHSIEAVARLRERYPNICLIVSGNGDSVDFEQERPQFRSEVASLVDELKMRDNILFVSPSGDEMPLYMNASDVILYPTIMPQGEAFGIAPVEAMACGKPVIVTNSGGLVESTSMNINGIVVDRDPDKLVDALVENIDRLLTDKNYAEYLGSNGREIAIERFDSRKMAMRMEDLYNRLLNENLTKCESRVGPAIKRKAGDDKIKANCTHSTSFKLI